The following are from one region of the Deltaproteobacteria bacterium genome:
- a CDS encoding TIGR03617 family F420-dependent LLM class oxidoreductase, with product MHLDTILTVSAFKDVAQLARTVEDMGFDALWSLENRHEPFMPLAVAASVTDKLYLGTSIALAFVRSPMNLAYTAWDLQAGSNGRFILGLGTQVKGHNERRYNVKWESPGPKLRELVQALRAIWDCWQNGTKLDFNGKFYSFTLMPPAFSPGKIAHPHVPIYVAGVNPYMCRLAGELADGFHVHPFHSTTYLRNAVLPQIGEGARKAGRSRTDVVVTSSVFAIMGESKKEIDEAREEARRQIAFYASTRTYKPVLDAHGWGDVCLRLHEKTVKGDWAGMPQEISDAMMAEYTITGSPQEMPKLINERYNGLLDRVAFYYPYHPGQDEKRWRKIVETFRS from the coding sequence ATGCATCTCGATACAATTCTCACCGTGAGTGCTTTCAAAGATGTTGCCCAACTGGCACGGACAGTTGAAGACATGGGCTTCGACGCATTGTGGAGCCTCGAAAATCGCCACGAACCGTTTATGCCGTTGGCAGTCGCTGCGAGTGTCACTGACAAATTGTACCTTGGGACTTCGATTGCATTGGCCTTTGTTCGCAGTCCCATGAACCTGGCGTATACCGCGTGGGATTTACAAGCCGGATCGAACGGACGCTTTATCTTGGGATTGGGCACGCAAGTCAAAGGTCACAATGAGCGTCGTTACAACGTCAAATGGGAATCTCCCGGACCAAAGCTGCGAGAGTTGGTGCAAGCACTACGAGCCATTTGGGACTGTTGGCAGAACGGTACAAAATTGGATTTCAATGGCAAATTCTACTCCTTTACGTTAATGCCGCCAGCGTTTAGTCCCGGTAAGATCGCGCATCCGCATGTTCCGATCTATGTCGCTGGGGTGAATCCGTACATGTGCCGTTTGGCTGGTGAACTGGCTGATGGGTTTCATGTCCATCCGTTTCATTCGACGACCTATCTACGCAATGCCGTTCTGCCTCAGATCGGAGAGGGCGCGCGAAAAGCGGGGCGGAGCCGTACGGATGTCGTCGTTACCAGTTCAGTCTTTGCCATCATGGGTGAGAGCAAGAAAGAAATTGACGAAGCACGCGAAGAAGCACGCCGCCAGATTGCTTTTTATGCATCAACGCGCACGTACAAACCGGTCTTGGATGCCCACGGGTGGGGCGACGTCTGTCTGCGGCTGCACGAAAAAACTGTGAAAGGTGATTGGGCTGGAATGCCGCAAGAGATTAGTGATGCAATGATGGCTGAATATACAATCACCGGTTCTCCCCAAGAAATGCCCAAGCTCATCAACGAGCGCTATAACGGCCTGTTAGATCGCGTTGCCTTCTATTATCCGTACCACCCTGGACAAGACGAAAAGCGTTGGCGGAAGATTGTTGAAACATTTCGCTCTTAA
- a CDS encoding class I SAM-dependent methyltransferase, protein MGTLQNISNSLMRTRFITNAFKLHTALVDHLFDIRYGLDTCRWARLSELTISSTNKTRGQNYQPTRMVALRQLFSALKSQIPPDSVLVDFGCGKGRVLMAASEVGIREVRGIEFAHELYEIAKKNCAQYKTKKGFPTTYRIVEGDVIDYAINPDENVFFLFNPFDETVLTKVLHNITASLQAKPRRVWIIYYYPDHANVIEQQGSFSRLQEFMTWQHRFRVYSNGN, encoded by the coding sequence ATGGGTACGTTACAAAACATTAGCAATTCACTCATGCGCACGAGGTTCATCACAAACGCCTTCAAACTGCACACGGCACTGGTAGATCATTTATTTGATATCAGATACGGACTCGATACGTGTCGATGGGCACGATTGTCTGAGTTAACAATCAGTAGCACGAACAAAACAAGAGGACAGAACTACCAACCGACAAGGATGGTCGCCTTGCGGCAACTGTTCAGTGCGCTCAAGTCACAGATTCCGCCTGATAGTGTCCTTGTCGACTTTGGCTGCGGGAAAGGAAGAGTGCTGATGGCAGCGTCAGAAGTCGGCATTCGAGAAGTCCGAGGGATAGAATTCGCGCACGAACTCTACGAGATCGCCAAGAAGAACTGTGCCCAGTATAAGACGAAAAAAGGCTTTCCTACAACCTATCGCATTGTCGAGGGTGACGTCATTGATTATGCGATCAACCCAGATGAGAACGTCTTCTTTTTGTTCAACCCCTTCGATGAAACAGTTTTGACAAAAGTGCTTCACAACATCACGGCCTCTCTTCAGGCAAAGCCAAGACGTGTTTGGATTATTTATTACTACCCTGATCACGCTAACGTTATTGAGCAGCAGGGAAGTTTCTCACGGTTACAGGAATTCATGACGTGGCAGCACCGATTCAGAGTATACTCGAATGGCAATTGA
- a CDS encoding CoA transferase, whose translation MLLSGVTVVEVGLNLAGPMAGEILAGLGAEVVKIERPEGGDDARGWGPPFIQDASPTFHLVNRNKRSVTVDFKQTADMEQLYALIAKSDIFIQNLRPGNAEEVGLGPAVLLEKNPRLIYCSISAFGHTGPLQLKPGYEILLQAFAGPMSLTGEEGGPPLRTPAPIADIGTGMWTTIAALAALHRRGQTGRGCVINTSLFETCLFWICNSYAQHAVTGQVPERHPTGSPRQVAFGAFETKNGPLIIGVANDRLFAKLAHALGRKEWANDPQFRTNADRLAHKEYLLPEIRKAFQEKTKEQWIDILEAAGVPCAPILTLPEVLGQPQTAALEFFRQQAGIDTMLAHLPMSFDGRRATLDKTAPQLGEHNKDVFELK comes from the coding sequence ATGCTGCTGTCAGGAGTCACAGTCGTTGAGGTCGGGTTGAATCTAGCAGGCCCGATGGCAGGAGAGATCCTCGCCGGTCTGGGTGCCGAGGTCGTCAAGATCGAACGTCCCGAAGGTGGTGATGACGCTCGTGGCTGGGGTCCGCCATTCATACAAGATGCGTCGCCGACATTTCATCTAGTCAATCGTAACAAGCGCTCGGTCACTGTTGACTTCAAACAGACTGCTGACATGGAACAGTTGTATGCGCTGATAGCAAAGAGTGACATCTTCATTCAGAATCTGCGCCCAGGAAATGCGGAAGAGGTCGGCCTTGGTCCCGCCGTGCTCCTCGAAAAGAATCCACGCCTGATCTACTGCTCGATCTCTGCTTTTGGTCATACCGGTCCGCTGCAGTTGAAACCTGGCTACGAAATTCTTCTGCAGGCGTTCGCGGGACCGATGAGCCTGACTGGCGAAGAAGGTGGGCCACCACTGCGCACCCCTGCGCCAATCGCGGATATTGGCACTGGCATGTGGACGACGATTGCGGCCCTGGCTGCACTCCATCGTCGTGGTCAGACCGGTCGCGGTTGTGTCATCAATACCTCACTCTTTGAGACCTGCCTCTTCTGGATTTGTAATTCGTACGCGCAACATGCAGTCACAGGACAAGTTCCCGAGCGGCACCCGACCGGTAGTCCGCGACAAGTCGCGTTTGGCGCTTTTGAGACCAAGAACGGTCCCCTTATCATTGGCGTCGCCAACGATCGGCTTTTTGCCAAACTTGCTCACGCATTAGGCCGGAAGGAATGGGCCAATGACCCACAATTTCGTACGAATGCTGACCGCTTAGCTCACAAAGAGTATCTCTTGCCAGAAATTCGCAAGGCCTTCCAAGAGAAAACCAAGGAGCAATGGATTGATATACTCGAAGCAGCAGGAGTCCCGTGTGCACCGATTCTCACGTTACCTGAAGTCTTAGGACAGCCACAAACCGCTGCACTTGAGTTTTTCCGCCAGCAGGCAGGGATTGATACGATGCTTGCCCATTTACCAATGTCTTTCGATGGCAGGCGCGCTACGTTGGACAAGACCGCCCCACAGTTAGGAGAGCATAATAAAGATGTATTTGAGTTAAAGTAG
- a CDS encoding metallophosphoesterase family protein, which yields MRIGLLTDTHLPSTIRDLWDEVRTAFTGVDLILHGGDIVTPRVLDWLQDIAPTLAARGNNDSGWDDPRVKDIHWLDLEGWRVAMIHDMEPEERPIEELIQYHFKGEHADIIITGHTHFERLDYRDNVLQINSGSPTHPHLWSTRLGTVGILDLAPGKITAQVIRLGEHPGLQNPGKDLFFELQEQK from the coding sequence ATGCGCATTGGCCTGTTAACAGATACCCATCTTCCCAGCACTATTCGTGACCTTTGGGATGAAGTACGAACAGCCTTCACTGGCGTAGACCTCATTCTTCATGGCGGAGATATTGTCACTCCGCGTGTCCTCGACTGGCTACAAGATATTGCGCCAACCTTAGCTGCCCGCGGCAATAACGATAGCGGCTGGGATGATCCGCGCGTCAAGGATATTCACTGGCTCGATCTCGAAGGCTGGCGTGTAGCGATGATCCACGACATGGAGCCCGAAGAGCGCCCGATCGAAGAGCTGATCCAATATCACTTCAAAGGTGAGCATGCTGACATCATCATTACTGGCCACACGCACTTTGAGCGGCTCGACTATCGCGATAACGTGTTGCAGATTAATTCTGGCAGCCCAACGCACCCGCACTTATGGTCCACACGCCTCGGAACAGTCGGAATCTTGGACTTAGCTCCTGGAAAAATCACTGCCCAGGTAATCCGTCTCGGCGAACACCCTGGGTTGCAAAATCCGGGCAAAGACCTTTTCTTTGAATTGCAAGAGCAGAAATAG
- a CDS encoding amidohydrolase, translating to MRANIRILYRQNNLLDSCEPIACSSTIRPTSRKRNTTMTPADLPRLSYSGVVDADGHILEAPDLWEKYLEPQYRDRAVRIRKDERGLEYLEVDGQPAKMTRNGAPSSLGVMDQLAGIKYERTPTGSGYVDNASCGSMDPKERIKRLDIENIDRVFLYPTLGLLWEPECEDLELAMAYARAYNRWIVDFCSDSNGRLLPIAHIPFGIPELAEQELRRTAKDGVKGFYSAPFIWSRKIHGHPDHHRIFAAAQELGLPFGLHPSFEPHWASPTRFGRMTGRDTAFFQNVALGNVIREGFTSLFQYGVFDKFPELRVVILEIGAGWVGYWLDRMDAVYESPIGKSVPLKEKPSFYFKRQCWVSGDPDERSLAGVIPFVGDDRFFWASDFPHADHPPKYIPNLEQLVSLLPEDSRAKILGTNVLECYGLN from the coding sequence ACACAACTATGACTCCCGCTGATCTGCCACGTTTATCGTATTCCGGCGTCGTTGATGCCGATGGCCATATTCTCGAAGCCCCGGACCTGTGGGAAAAATACCTCGAACCCCAATACCGCGACCGTGCAGTGCGCATCCGCAAAGATGAACGTGGATTGGAGTACCTCGAAGTCGACGGCCAACCAGCCAAGATGACGCGCAATGGAGCCCCGTCTTCACTTGGAGTGATGGACCAACTTGCAGGCATCAAGTACGAGCGCACGCCAACCGGCTCTGGGTATGTCGATAATGCCTCCTGCGGCTCGATGGACCCTAAGGAACGCATCAAACGTCTCGACATTGAGAATATTGATCGCGTCTTCCTCTACCCTACCCTGGGTCTGCTGTGGGAACCAGAATGCGAAGATCTCGAACTGGCGATGGCATACGCACGTGCCTACAATCGTTGGATTGTCGACTTCTGTTCGGACTCCAATGGTCGCCTGCTGCCGATTGCTCACATTCCGTTTGGCATTCCTGAACTCGCTGAACAAGAACTCCGTCGTACTGCCAAAGATGGAGTGAAAGGTTTCTACTCTGCGCCGTTCATTTGGAGTCGGAAAATCCATGGCCATCCAGACCATCATCGTATCTTTGCCGCAGCCCAAGAGCTGGGGTTGCCGTTTGGACTACACCCCTCGTTTGAGCCGCATTGGGCCTCTCCTACCCGTTTTGGCCGCATGACTGGCCGGGATACGGCCTTCTTTCAGAACGTCGCGCTTGGCAATGTCATTCGTGAAGGTTTCACTTCGCTCTTTCAGTATGGCGTGTTTGATAAGTTTCCTGAGCTCCGCGTGGTAATCTTAGAAATCGGCGCAGGCTGGGTCGGCTATTGGCTGGACCGGATGGATGCAGTGTACGAATCGCCGATCGGCAAGAGTGTTCCACTCAAAGAAAAGCCAAGCTTCTACTTCAAGCGGCAATGTTGGGTTTCCGGTGATCCAGATGAACGCTCGCTCGCTGGAGTCATTCCCTTTGTCGGCGATGATCGCTTCTTCTGGGCCAGCGATTTCCCCCATGCTGACCATCCGCCCAAATACATTCCCAACCTTGAACAGCTTGTGAGTCTTCTGCCTGAGGATTCACGGGCGAAGATTCTGGGGACGAATGTGTTGGAGTGTTACGGACTCAACTAA